From one Gossypium hirsutum isolate 1008001.06 chromosome D08, Gossypium_hirsutum_v2.1, whole genome shotgun sequence genomic stretch:
- the LOC107916951 gene encoding trans-cinnamate:CoA ligase, peroxisomal: MDQLSKCEANYVPLTPLTFLKRAGSVYANRTSIIYENIRFTWRQTYERCCRLASSLRSLNILNNHVVSVLAPNVPAMYEMHFAVPMAGAVLNTINSRLDAKNVATILRHSEAKALFVDYQYVQLASEALRILMADSQQGQSSMPLVIVIDDVDSPTGVRLGELEYEQLIQMGNPRFVPIEVQDEWDPISLNYTSGTTSEPKGVVYSHRGAYLSTLALVLGWEMGNEPVYLWSLPMFHCNGWTFTWGIAARGGTNVCIRNTTAFDMYRSIATHKVTHMCCAPIVFNILLEAKLNERREISSPVQILTGGAPPPAPLLEKMEHLGFHVTHAYGLTEATGPALVCEWQAKWNHLPEEHKAKIKSRQGISVLTLADVDVKNMETMESVPHDGKTIGEIVLRGSSIMKGYLKDEVATSKAFKNGWFFTGDVGVIHPDGYLEIKDRSKDVIISGGENISSVELESVLYKHPRVLEAAVVAMPHPRWGESPCAFISLRENETGQKGDVKEADIISYCRKNLPHFMIPKKVKFLSQLPKTSTGKIQKFQLRAMAKTFQVTEKKSTQVNKEIPQYHVEGHEPFLAMSRL; the protein is encoded by the exons atGGACCAACTCTCGAAATGCGAAGCAAATTATGTGCCACTTACACCCTTGACGTTCCTCAAAAGGGCTGGCAGTGTGTATGCTAATCGTACGTCCATCATCTACGAGAACATTCGTTTCACTTGGCGTCAAACCTACGAGCGGTGTTGTCGTCTCGCTTCATCTTTACGTTCTCTCAACATACTTAACAACCATGTT GTATCTGTGCTGGCTCCTAATGTTCCGGCTATGTATGAGATGCATTTTGCTGTTCCCATGGCTGGTGCTGTTCTCAACACCATTAATAGCAGGCTGGATGCTAAGAATGTTGCCACCATTCTTCGTCACTCTGAGGCCAAGGCCTTGTTTGTTGATTATCAGTATGTGCAGTTGGCTAGCGAGGCTCTTCGGATTTTGATGGCGGATTCACAACAAGGGCAGTCATCGATGCCATTGGTGATTGTCATAGATGATGTAGACTCCCCCACGGGTGTTCGACTTGGGGAGTTGGAATATGAGCAGCTAATCCAAATGGGTAATCCGAGATTTGTCCCCATTGAGGTACAAGATGAGTGGGATCCTATTTCACTCAACTATACATCCGGAACCACATCCGAACCCAAAGGGGTTGTTTACAGTCACAGAGGGGCTTATTTAAGCACTTTAGCCTTGGTTTTAGGGTGGGAAATGGGGAATGAGCCTGTTTATCTTTGGTCTCTCCCTATGTTCCATTGCAACGGTTGGACCTTCACTTGGGGAATCGCAGCACGAGGTGGAACCAATGTATGTATACGCAATACCACCGCGTTCGACATGTACCGAAGCATAGCGACCCACAAAGTGACCCACATGTGTTGCGCGCCCATTGTGTTCAACATCCTCCTCGAAGCCAAACTAAACGAGCGCCGAGAAATTTCCTCTCCCGTCCAAATACTCACCGGCGGTGCACCCCCTCCAGCCCCATTGCTCGAGAAGATGGAACACCTCGGTTTCCACGTAACACATGCTTACGGTCTAACAGAAGCCACCGGTCCCGCTTTAGTGTGCGAATGGCAAGCCAAGTGGAACCATCTACCCGAAGAACATAAGGCGAAAATCAAGTCCCGACAAGGAATTAGCGTACTGACGTTAGCAGATGTAGACGTGAAGAACATGGAAACCATGGAAAGTGTCCCGCACGATGGGAAAACCATAGGGGAAATCGTTTTGCGTGGAAGTAGTATCATGAAAGGGTATCTCAAAGACGAAGTAGCCACCTCCAAAGCCTTTAAAAACGGATGGTTCTTCACCGGCGATGTGGGAGTTATACACCCCGATGGGTACCTCGAAATAAAAGACCGATCAAAGGACGTAATCATATCCGGAGGCGAAAACATCAGTAGCGTCGAGCTTGAATCGGTTCTTTACAAACATCCCAGAGTTCTAGAAGCAGCCGTGGTTGCAATGCCGCACCCACGGTGGGGGGAAAGCCCTTGTGCTTTTATATCATTAAGAGAGAACGAAACCGGCCAAAAAGGCGACGTGAAAGAAGCCGATATCATATCATATTGCCGTAAAAACCTCCCACACTTCATGATCCCAAAGAAGGTGAAGTTTCTATCACAGCTGCCCAAAACTTCAACGGGGAAAATACAGAAATTCCAGCTAAGAGCTATGGCCAAAACATTCCAAGTTACAGAGAAGAAGTCTACGCAAGTCAATAAAGAAATTCCTCAATATCACGTGGAGGGTCATGAACCGTTTCTTGCTATGTCACGCCTTTGA